The DNA window GTAATGAGATGGCGTCTTTCACTGGGTTATGCCTGGTTTCACGCCGAAATTGGCGCTGAGCTGGCGGCTGAAGCTGGCCTGTCGGAGCGGACCGCTCTTTATATTCGCACGCATCACCAGCCACACGGCCCGGCGGCGGAGTTGCATATCGTAGACGAGGCTTCCTGAATCATGCTCGATCAGACAGAACAATTGCATGTTGACGAGATAGTGCCCATCAATGGCCAATCGACCCGCTACGTTGTGCGCCTGCCGGTTTTTGAAGGCCCGCTTGACCTCTTGCTCCACCTCATTGAAAAGCGCCAGATGGAGATCACCACCATCTCGCTGGTAGCGGTGACCGATCAGTACCTCGAATACCTGCGGCAATGGCAGGAGCCTGATGGCATGCCGCTGGCGAATATGGCCGCGTTCATCTCTATCGCCTCGCGCCTGCTGTTCATCAAATCGCAAAGCCTGCTGCCGCATACATCTAAAGAGGAGATGACCGGCGAGATGGAGAGCGCGGCGGCGATGGCGGAAGAATTGCGCGCGCACCTGCTCGAATATAAGCTGGCAAAGGAGATCGCCGGCTATTTACGGCAGCGCGAGGAGGCCGGCCTGCAAACCTACGGGCGTTCCGGCTTACTGGCCGGTATCGAGGCCCAGCTGGATTGGGCGCCTCCCATCCTCCTGGGGATGGAGGTTCAGACGCTGGCCCAGGCTTTCCAGCGCTTGCTGGAGATACACGCCAGAGAAGAGGCCGGCAAGAGCGTGTTGATGCCGGCAGCGCGCGTGCGCGTGAGCGAGCGTATTGCCGCGATTGTAAGCCTTTTGAGCGCGCGCCCCAGTGTGCTGCTCGCAGAACTGATCGAACACGAGCAATCCCGCCTGGTCATCATCGTAACCTTCCTGGCCGTCCTGGAAATGTGGAAGCGAGCGCGTATCATCGTGCGGCAAGAGGCGCTCTTCGACTCAATTGTGCTAGAGCGTGGAGAGCGCTGGGGCGAGGAGATGGACGTGGCGGAGGTGGAGGAGTAGTGTGAGCGTCTGTACGCCTTGTTGCTCTCGCGTTGCTAGCCGGAGAGGGACCGGTCTATTTCATTACCTACTGATCTGAACATGGGTGTTTGCTCATGCTGAGCCTGCGTTTTGCCGCCTGCTGATGCCAGCACTCACAGGAATCGTGTGCCCTAACCAGGGAATAGTGGAGGTATCCTTTTTTCCTGTGTATATGAGCAGGGTGGTCCCTGCTACTTTCAATCGTGAGTTGTTTCTGGCTCCTGATGTGCAAAGTACCATTCTGCTACAGGACTGTCAAGATGGTTAGCAAGGTCATAAGGCTGTGCCTGGATACGCAAATACAATGCTCTCCCGCATTGGGGGCAACGTACCAACGTCTCAGGAATGCTGAGGCCAACGATTGAATGCGCATGCAGCGTTATAAGTGGCACACTATCAGGATGGTGGAACGACCATTCCAGGTGGCAATAATCACACACCTTCTTGATAGTGATGTCAATTTTATTCATTTGTCATCTTCCTTTCCCATACGCTTTACTGTTTATCGTCGCTGATATGCCCCGCTTCGTCTTCGACCATTATAGCAGTGTTAAGTAACATCCTGCACACTATCGCCAGACAGACACGAGATGCAGCCCGCCCCTATTCACCGACTGAGTAGTAATTGACCTGAGCAATTCTCGTAGCGGGGGTGGGGTAGGGCTAAACGCCTTTCTCAAATGCACGAGCAACATTTCGCCCGCGAACGATATATTTGGTGCTACCCGCCAGCGCATCAAGCAAGAGCAGCGGCGAGCGCGAAGCGCGTAGCTAGCGTGGGTG is part of the Ktedonobacteraceae bacterium genome and encodes:
- a CDS encoding segregation/condensation protein A, encoding MLDQTEQLHVDEIVPINGQSTRYVVRLPVFEGPLDLLLHLIEKRQMEITTISLVAVTDQYLEYLRQWQEPDGMPLANMAAFISIASRLLFIKSQSLLPHTSKEEMTGEMESAAAMAEELRAHLLEYKLAKEIAGYLRQREEAGLQTYGRSGLLAGIEAQLDWAPPILLGMEVQTLAQAFQRLLEIHAREEAGKSVLMPAARVRVSERIAAIVSLLSARPSVLLAELIEHEQSRLVIIVTFLAVLEMWKRARIIVRQEALFDSIVLERGERWGEEMDVAEVEE